The Crocosphaera subtropica ATCC 51142 genome includes a window with the following:
- a CDS encoding carbohydrate ABC transporter permease, translated as MKIPLKNISTQPFNFVPYLFLFPALLLLLITVFIPAIQAFSLSFTQYNYDITQPPEWVGLDNFQRLLQDSVFWLTLTNTILYLIGVVPLLVILPLLLAILVNNKLKGISWFRLAFYVPVVISMVVAGIAWKALYSSNGLFNQILQQFGLNEGIPWLTSPELAIWSVMLVTIWKGLGYYMVIYLAGLQAIPAELYEAAAIDGSDGWRKHWDITIPLMRPYLLLVAVISSIAATKVFEEVYIMTQGGPLNRSKTIVYYVYERAFEDLDINYACTIGLILFLIILFLSFINLKISKNPTL; from the coding sequence ATGAAAATCCCTTTAAAAAATATTTCAACTCAACCATTTAATTTTGTTCCTTATTTATTTTTATTTCCTGCTTTATTATTACTACTTATTACTGTTTTTATTCCTGCCATTCAAGCTTTTTCTTTAAGTTTTACCCAGTATAATTATGATATTACTCAACCGCCGGAATGGGTAGGATTAGATAATTTTCAAAGATTACTGCAAGATTCTGTATTTTGGCTAACCTTAACTAACACAATTTTATACTTAATTGGGGTTGTTCCTTTATTGGTTATTTTGCCGTTATTATTAGCTATTTTAGTGAACAATAAACTTAAAGGGATTAGTTGGTTTCGCTTAGCTTTTTATGTTCCTGTTGTTATTTCTATGGTCGTCGCTGGAATTGCTTGGAAAGCTTTATACAGTTCTAATGGTTTATTTAACCAAATATTACAACAATTCGGGTTAAATGAGGGTATTCCTTGGTTAACCAGTCCTGAATTAGCGATCTGGAGTGTGATGTTAGTAACGATTTGGAAAGGATTAGGTTATTATATGGTCATTTATTTAGCAGGATTACAAGCTATTCCTGCAGAATTATACGAAGCAGCAGCTATTGATGGATCGGATGGTTGGCGTAAACATTGGGATATTACCATTCCCCTCATGCGTCCTTATTTGTTATTAGTTGCTGTTATTTCTTCTATTGCTGCAACGAAAGTATTTGAAGAAGTCTATATTATGACTCAAGGAGGTCCTTTAAATCGCTCAAAAACCATTGTTTACTACGTTTATGAAAGAGCATTTGAAGATTTAGACATTAATTATGCTTGTACCATTGGACTGATTCTATTTTTAATTATTTTATTTCTCTCATTTATTAACTTAAAAATATCGAAAAATCCTACCCTTTAG